The genomic stretch GGAAGGTGACGCGGATGTTGACCAGGGGGACTTTTTCGTCGCGCTTCAAGACCAGGGGGACGCCGTTGGCCAGCACTTTTCTCTGGAGGTCGGCGGTCTGGGAATTCGCGGCCGGGGCGGTGGCGGATTCCGGGGCCGATGCGGGCGGGTTGAGGCTGACGACGGAGAGGGTGCGGTCGAGGAGATAGGTTTTGGCGACTCGGCGGAGGTCGTCGGCGGTGACTTGCTGCACCCCTTCCAGGTAGGTCTGGTCGAATTGGAGATCGCGGGCCACCAGCCAGCTGCTGCCGAGGGCGGCGGCTTTGCCGGCGACGGTTTTGAGTTCGGAGGCGCGTTCGACGAGGACTTTGCGTTTGGCTTTGTTCAGTTCGGACGGGGTGACGGGTTCGGTCTTGAGTTTGTTCAGTTCCTCGGCGATCTCGGATTCAACCTTGGCGCGGAGGTCGTCCGCTCCGGGATGGAAGAGGGCGCTGACGCCCCAGAGACCGGAGTCCTTGGGGGTGTAGGAGAAGACCGAGACGCTGCGGAGGAGTTTTTCCCGTTCGACGAGGCGGCGGTGGAGGCGCGAGCTGTCGCCGTCGCCGGCAATGATGGCGAGGACATCGAGGGCGTAGATGTCGGGGTGGGTGATGCCCGGGATGTGCCAGGCAAGGCTCAGACGGCGGGCGTCGGTGGGGAAGGTTTCGGCGGCTTCACGGCGTCCGAGTTGGGGAGGTTCGTCCGGATAGAGGGAGGGTTCGTGGGCCCGGCGCGGCACGTCGGCGGTCAGGCGGGTGAGCTCACTTTTGACTTCCTCGGCGTCGACGTTGCCGACGAGGATGAAGGTCATGTTGTTGGGGACGTAGTGTTTTTTGTAGTAAGCCAGGACGTCCTCGCGGGTGAGTTGGTTGTAGACCTCGAGATGGCCGATGACCGGATAGCGGAAGGGGTGGCGGGTGAAAGCAGTGGAGAAGAAAAGCTTCTGCATGGTGCGGTCGGGGTCGTCGAAGCCCATGGCGAATTCGCGGCGGATGACTTCCTGCTCCTTGGCGTATTCCTCGGGAGGCAGAGTGGAGTGGAACATGGCGTCGGCGAGGACATCGAGGAGGGTTTTCCAGCCCGAACTGGGGGCGTCGACGTAATAGACGGTGCGGTCGAAGGAGGTGTAGGCGTTGATGTAGCCTCCGTGGTCCTGGATGGTGCGGGCGATCTCGGAATTGCCGCGGCGGGTGGTGCCCTTGAAGAGCATGTGTTCGAGGATGTGGGAGATGCCGGCGCCGAGGTGTTTGCCCTCGGTGAGGCTGCCGGCTTCACACCAGGCTTGGACGGAGACGACGGGCGAGCTGTGGTCTTCCTCGACGATGAGGCGGAGGCCGTTGGGGAGTTCGAAAAGGCGGGCCTTGCCGGAGGCGAGACGGAGGTTGATGTTGGGTTGGGAGGATGGGGCGGAGCCCGATCCCTGCTGAAGGTTGCAGGCATTCATGGAAAGTAGGGTGGCGGCCAGGAGACCGCAGAGGGCATGCTTCATCGGATGAACCGGGAGGGCGGGGCCGGGGTTACTCTGCGCAGTCGCCGCTGGGGGGGCTGGAAGGGCTGGGGAAAGAGGTGTCGGGGTTGGTTTTGATACGGCGACTGCGCACGGGTTTTTTGGAACGGGAGGTGCGGGTGGCGGGCGCGGGTGTAGGGAGGAAGGGTTTCACGAAGGCGTCTTCGAAGGTGAAGATGGAGGAGAAGTCCTCGGGTTTGTCGTTCTCGCTTTTGCCGAGCACACCCTTCTGGACGAGGTTGAAAACGATCTGGCCGAAGTGTTCGCACTGGGTGATGCCCCACTCGTTGAGGACCATCATGCCCATGGGGCCGAATTCCTTGAGGGTGTATTGGCGGATGCCGTCGAGAAGCTCCGGGCCGGTGACGTGGCGGGGGACGGAACCGCTGCTGCGTTTGTGCATTTTCAGGGTGAAATCAAGGCCCTCACGGACGAAGCGGTAGGCCTGGGCGTCGAAACGGGTGTCTTCTAGGAGGATTTCCGTCACGACCTGGTCAAAATTGCTTTTCTGCATAGGTGCGAGCTACCTCATAGGCGATTCCACGGACTTTGTCCATGGGGTGTTGTTGCGGGTGAGGATGAGGCCGGAGCCGAGGACCAGAAGGGCCGCGGCGAGAACGACGAGGCGGGTTTGGATCGGCGTCAGATTCATCCCACCACCATATTAACGAGCTTCCCGGGAACGACAATGACCTTGCGCACGATTTTCCCATCCAGCCAGGCATTAAAATCGGGGTGCGCGCGGACTTTGGCCTCATACTCGCCCTGGGGAAGAGCGGTCGGGACGGTGAGGCGGCCGCGGAGTTTGCCATTGAACTGGATGACGATTTCGACTTCATCCTCAACCAAGGCGGCGGGGTCGTAGGCGGGCCAACCTTCATGGCTGAGGGAATGCGGGTGGCCGAGGACGGACCAGAGTTCCTCGGAGAGGTGGGGGGCGAAGGGGGCGAGAAGGAGGACGAGGGTGTCGATGACCGACTTGGGGCGGGTGTCCAAGGGGGTCAGTTCGTTGG from Candidatus Methylacidiphilales bacterium encodes the following:
- a CDS encoding pitrilysin family protein, coding for MKHALCGLLAATLLSMNACNLQQGSGSAPSSQPNINLRLASGKARLFELPNGLRLIVEEDHSSPVVSVQAWCEAGSLTEGKHLGAGISHILEHMLFKGTTRRGNSEIARTIQDHGGYINAYTSFDRTVYYVDAPSSGWKTLLDVLADAMFHSTLPPEEYAKEQEVIRREFAMGFDDPDRTMQKLFFSTAFTRHPFRYPVIGHLEVYNQLTREDVLAYYKKHYVPNNMTFILVGNVDAEEVKSELTRLTADVPRRAHEPSLYPDEPPQLGRREAAETFPTDARRLSLAWHIPGITHPDIYALDVLAIIAGDGDSSRLHRRLVEREKLLRSVSVFSYTPKDSGLWGVSALFHPGADDLRAKVESEIAEELNKLKTEPVTPSELNKAKRKVLVERASELKTVAGKAAALGSSWLVARDLQFDQTYLEGVQQVTADDLRRVAKTYLLDRTLSVVSLNPPASAPESATAPAANSQTADLQRKVLANGVPLVLKRDEKVPLVNIRVTFLGGILEETAANNGIGTLTSRLLDKGTPTRTAEAIADTIENLGGSVDRLYGNNSLSLGIEVLPGDLDAAVALLADLSLHPSFPAEEFDKERAKQVSDLKLEKDQPTALARNAMRATLFGQHPFRLNPLGSETSLAALTPGALQTYHRSLLHPSRMVFSIGGSFDPAAATALFERYFPKDQLQSGTAFKSPGAPDWTFTQAPLEISTPKQQAIVMIGFPGVSVGSPDRPALEIVNEALSDLASRLFIRIREKQSLAYFVGTGQSVALEPGMFIFYAGTEKTKAEKVRTELLDEIKIMVEKGLAADEIARARAKLTGERLLQDQSAAAIAFKASLNELYGLGLDYESKLNERIQSITDAEINTAIKKYFAPTQGRVTVIVQPK